In Sceloporus undulatus isolate JIND9_A2432 ecotype Alabama chromosome 7, SceUnd_v1.1, whole genome shotgun sequence, one DNA window encodes the following:
- the C2CD4C gene encoding C2 calcium-dependent domain-containing protein 4C, whose translation MWLLDKIRGSVDNGGSRGNDSTDKQSKGPLYSNVLTPDKIPDFFIPPKLPTVPPEAEGAEGKTKSNLGTSASEQNLSARKPQRSPRLPVKAVSESKNLLKAASRHIIQIESADEWMSEEDFSTNADPQSQTAMSLPYVPKAQTSYGFATLMESPHTRRKESLFHSEHTSLCPSQSSSPNSQRRSPSMGNKTNGESAHLNPSDISMSLMNPYRYFSGGESDTCSSAESSPFGSPLLSRSVSLLKIFSQESQSKVIKLKHSVARNSSLSTDDSSADTSPSSQRRMRCATPPTGGATGGGQPQPMPVVDSQDRLHKEHIINLNKGGSMRLAAEYNPSNARLRIRVVTAEDLYDKHCDARSINCCVALYLNPGKVQKQRSTIIKNSRNPIFNEDFFFDGLGAGNVKKMSLKVKVVNKGSSLKRDTLMGEKELPLTSLLPFI comes from the coding sequence ATGTGGCTACTAGACAAAATCCGTGGCTCGGTGGATAATGGAGGCTCCCGGGGCAATGACTCTACAGACAAACAGTCAAAAGGTCCTCTCTACAGTAATGTCCTGACGCCTGATAAAATCCCTGATTTCTTCATCCCTCCCAAGCTCCCAACAGTGCCCCCTGAAGCAGAAGGGGCAGAAGGAAAGACCAAATCCAACCTGGGCACTTCGGCCTCTGAGCAGAACCTCTCGGCCCGCAAGCCCCAGCGGAGTCCCCGCTTGCCCGTAAAGGCTGTCTCAGAGAGCAAGAACCTCCTGAAGGCCGCAAGTCGGCACATCATTCAAATTGAGAGTGCCGATGAATGGATGTCTGAGGAGGACTTCAGCACCAACGCAGACCCTCAGTCCCAGACAGCCATGTCGCTTCCATATGTGCCCAAGGCCCAGACGTCATATGGGTTCGCAACCCTCATGGAGAGCCCTCATACCCGGCGGAAGGAGTCATTGTTTCACAGCGAGCACACCAGCCTCTGCCCCTCACAGTCTTCCTCACCAAACTCCCAACGGAGGTCCCCCTCAATGGGGAACAAGACAAATGGTGAGAGTGCCCACCTCAACCCTTCGGACATCAGCATGTCCCTCATGAACCCCTACCGCTATTTCAGTGGCGGGGAGAGTGACACTTGCTCATCAGCTGAGTCTTCCCCTTTTGGTTCTCCATTGCTCTCACGCTCCGTGTCCCTCCTCAAGATTTTCAGCCAAGAAAGCCAGTCCAAAGTCATCAAGTTGAAACACTCAGTGGCCCGCAACAGTTCCCTCTCCACCGATGACAGCTCGGCCGACACCAGCCCAAGCTCACAACGGCGCATGCGCTGCGCCACTCCTCCAACCGGAGGTGCAACAGGTGGTGGGCAACCCCAGCCTATGCCAGTGGTGGATTCCCAAGACCGCCTCCACAAAGAGCACATCATTAATTTGAATAAAGGTGGCAGCATGCGGTTAGCGGCCGAGTACAACCCTTCCAATGCTCGCCTGCGGATCCGGGTGGTCACCGCCGAAGACCTGTATGACAAGCACTGCGATGCCCGGAGCATCAACTGCTGCGTGGCCCTCTACCTGAACCCGGGCAAGGTGCAGAAGCAACGGAGCACCATCATCAAAAACAGCAGGAACCCCATCTTCAATGAAGATTTCTTCTTTGACGGCTTGGGGGCCGGGAACGTGAAGAAGATGTCCCTCAAAGTCAAGGTGGTGAACAAAGGCAGTAGCCTGAAACGGGACACCCTGATGGGCGAGAAGGAACTCCCGCTGACTTCATTGCTCCCTTTTATATAG